The DNA region TGTCGGTCATGAGCGGTGCGGCCGGGGTCTTTGCCGCCGCCGTAGCCCTGGCCGGACTTATCGCCGACGCTGTCATCTGGCGATCCATCCCCGCCCGCCTGGCCACCGTGGTGGAGATACTCTTGTGGGGCGGAGTCTTTGTGGCGGCGTTGGCCGGAGCGCTACTGCTGGTCCGCCGACGCGAGCGGAAGATGAGCCTGCCGTTCTGGTCGGCCGCTCGCAAGCGCGAGCTGCGCGCCGCCGGCGCCCCCTTCTGTGTGGGCGTGGCCCTGACGCTGGCCATTATCGCGCAGTGGTTCCTGTATGGATCACAGGTGTGGAGTCTCTGGGGGCTCATCCCTCCGATCTGGATGGCCTGCTACGGCCTGGCGTGCTGGCAGATCAGCGAGTTTGGACCACCCGAGCTTCGCGTGATGGCGGTGGCGTTCATGGCTTCCGCCGTGGCGGCTGTCTTTCTGCCCCTGTACCCCTACCTGATTCTGGCCGTGACGTTCGGCGGGTATCACCTGGTGTACGGCGTGGTGGTGTGGATCCGCCACGGCGGTTGATTCGCAAGGACCAAGCCATGGACGAACGCACCTTCGATCAAATTGACGAGGCGCTTTGCCAGCGGACGCGACTGGCCATCATGGCGTCGCTGGCCGCGGTGGGCAAGCTGGACTTCGTCGAGATTAAGGCCCGCCTGAACCTCACAGCCGGCAATCTCTCGGTGCACCTGTCGGCCCTGGAGAAGGCCCAATATGTTCGAATTGAAAAGAGCTTTCAGGGAAGAAAGCCTCTGACCAGCGTATGGATGACCGATCAGGGCCGCAAGGCTTTGAAGAGGTACGTCAACCTGCTGCAGAGCATCCTGAGCGAGCCATAGGACCCGCCGATGCAGAAAGGGGTGCATCATGAAGTTCAAGTTTGTATTGCCGTCACTGATGGAGGCTTCGGGCGTCTGCAAGAAAGGAGTCAAGTACTACCGTTTTCCGCCGCTGGGCCTGGCGACGCTGGCGGCGTATCTTCCGCCCCAGACGCCGATCGACCTGCAGGACGAGCACGTCGAGAAACTCAATCTCGACGACTCGCCCGACGTGGTGGTGATCCAGGCATACATCTCGTCGGCCTATCACGCCTATCAGATCGCCGACCATTACCGCGCCAAAGGCGCACACGTATGCCTGGGCGGGCTGCACCCCACTTCACTGCCCCGCGAGGCCTCAGAGCATGCCGACAGCGTCTTCCTGGGCCCCGGCGAAGACACCTGGCCGCGATTCCTGCATGACCTGGCCGCCGGCAGACCCCGCAGAATCTACCGCAGCACCCATCGCTGCCTGGTCGGCATGCCGTCGCTGCGCCGCGACCTGATCAAGCGGCACCTCTACCTGGTGCCCAACACGCTGGTGGTGTCGCGCGGCTGCCCGCACCACTGCCAGTTCTGCTATAAAGACGCCTTCTATCGCGGCGGCCCGAGCTTTTACACGATGCGAGTCGACCAGGCGCTGGCCGAAATCCAAAGCCTGCCGGGGCGCCACGTCTGCTTCCTGGACGACAACCTCTTCGGCGACGTCGACTTCGCCCAGCGCCTCTTCGACGGCATGAAGGGCATGGGGCGCGTGTGGCTGGGCGCCGGCACGGTGCAGGCCATCCTGAACCGCCCCGACGTCATCCGCAAGGCTGCCGACGCGGGCATGCGCAGTCTGTTCATCGGTTTTGAAACTCTCAGCGAGGCCAACCTTCGCAGCGTCGGCAAGCTGCATAACGTCCACCGCGACTACAACGCGGCCATCCGCCTGCTCCACGACCTGGGCGTCATGGTCAACGCCAGTTTCGTCTTCGGAATGGACGGCGACGACGAAAGCGTCTTTGCCCGCACGCTGGACTGGAGCGTCAGCCAGGGGATCGAGTCGGCCACGTTCCATATCCTCACGCCGTACCCGGGCACGGGCTGTTCGAGCGGATGGAGCGTCAAGGGCGTTTGCTGACTCGCAACTGGGACCTGTACGACACCCGCCACGCCGTGTTCCAGCCGGTCGGGATGTCGCCCGAGGCCCTGGAGAGAGGCTTCAACTGGATCAACACGCAGTTTGGCACATGGTCGTCGATCTGGAGAGCCGCAGCGACCAAGCCCAACCTGCCCGACCGCCTGAGGCATCTGCTGTTCTCCAGCGGGCTGAGGCAGTGGAAGCGAGTTTGGGCCTGGATGGCCCGCCACCGCTGTCTCCACCGCCTGGTCCCGCTGCTCGAAAGCGTCCTTTCCGCCTTCGGGCGCTATCCGGCTCAACAACGAGACCCGATAGCCGCCCCGACCGTCGAGCAGATTGGCCGCCAGGCTACGGTTGGCGCAGGAAGATTTTGGCCGCCCAGGTTTCGATTTCTACCTCCATGGATCCGCCGCGGTCCTGCGTCTGATCGCTGAAGAACTCCAGCCACTTGCCCGAGCTGGGGAAGGGCACCTGCACGCGCTGGGGATCGGGCGAGAAGTTCGCCGCGACGACCACCTCGTCGCCGGCGCCGTTCCA from Planctomycetaceae bacterium includes:
- a CDS encoding radical SAM protein, with the protein product MKFKFVLPSLMEASGVCKKGVKYYRFPPLGLATLAAYLPPQTPIDLQDEHVEKLNLDDSPDVVVIQAYISSAYHAYQIADHYRAKGAHVCLGGLHPTSLPREASEHADSVFLGPGEDTWPRFLHDLAAGRPRRIYRSTHRCLVGMPSLRRDLIKRHLYLVPNTLVVSRGCPHHCQFCYKDAFYRGGPSFYTMRVDQALAEIQSLPGRHVCFLDDNLFGDVDFAQRLFDGMKGMGRVWLGAGTVQAILNRPDVIRKAADAGMRSLFIGFETLSEANLRSVGKLHNVHRDYNAAIRLLHDLGVMVNASFVFGMDGDDESVFARTLDWSVSQGIESATFHILTPYPGTGCSSGWSVKGVC
- a CDS encoding transcriptional regulator, which gives rise to MDERTFDQIDEALCQRTRLAIMASLAAVGKLDFVEIKARLNLTAGNLSVHLSALEKAQYVRIEKSFQGRKPLTSVWMTDQGRKALKRYVNLLQSILSEP